From one Candidatus Methylomirabilota bacterium genomic stretch:
- the queF gene encoding preQ(1) synthase: MPTRPSKKLEVVANPHPDRDYEVAMTVPEFTCLCPLTGQPDFATIRIRYVPDQHLVELRSLKLYVWSYRDEGAFHEDVTNRILNDFVAAARPRWVEVTGDFNMRGGIKTEVRATYGKRPEI, translated from the coding sequence ATGCCGACCCGCCCGTCGAAGAAGCTCGAGGTCGTGGCGAACCCGCACCCGGACCGCGACTACGAGGTCGCGATGACGGTGCCGGAGTTCACCTGCCTCTGCCCGCTCACCGGCCAGCCCGACTTCGCGACGATCCGGATCCGCTACGTGCCCGACCAGCACCTGGTCGAGCTCCGGTCGCTGAAGCTCTACGTCTGGTCGTACCGGGACGAGGGCGCGTTCCACGAGGACGTGACCAACCGCATCCTGAACGACTTCGTGGCGGCGGCGCGGCCGCGGTGGGTGGAGGTGACGGGCGACTTCAACATGCGCGGCGGCATCAAGACCGAGGTCCGCGCGACCTACGGCAAGCGCCCCGAGATCTAG
- a CDS encoding type II toxin-antitoxin system VapC family toxin, whose amino-acid sequence MTFWDSSAVVPLLIEQAASARVAGWVAADTVVIWTLTPIEIISAFRRLVREQALDESVARLAETRLEDFVRTCHLVIDLEPVKALAARLLRLHVLRASDALQLGAALHWAEGHPQGRTLYALDRRLTLAAQREGFSVPA is encoded by the coding sequence GTGACGTTCTGGGACAGCTCCGCGGTGGTCCCGCTCCTGATCGAGCAGGCCGCGTCGGCGCGGGTCGCCGGGTGGGTCGCTGCCGACACCGTGGTGATCTGGACGCTGACGCCGATCGAGATCATCTCGGCCTTCCGGCGCCTCGTGCGCGAGCAAGCCCTGGATGAATCGGTGGCACGGCTCGCCGAGACCCGGCTCGAGGATTTCGTCCGTACCTGTCACCTCGTCATCGACCTCGAGCCCGTCAAAGCACTGGCGGCCCGGCTGCTCCGGCTTCACGTGCTGCGCGCCTCCGACGCGCTCCAGCTCGGCGCGGCCTTGCACTGGGCGGAGGGGCATCCGCAGGGACGGACGCTCTACGCGCTCGACCGCCGGCTCACGCTCGCCGCTCAGCGGGAGGGGTTTTCCGTCCCGGCCTGA
- a CDS encoding DMT family transporter: MQTLHVSHSPRDIDVKGAALALLVSILWGANPVAIKIGLADAPPLRLAWMRFLVGGVVVALWAWAGGRLAGLRIERGEWPELGFLGLLFTAQIGLMNVGTSLTSASHSAILLNLYAVHTVVLAHFLIPGDRLRAKKVVGILVAYSGIVRLLRRYRPSALAAFFLTQPIFGVVAAALVAGERLTPDLLLASLAVAAGIGLTTMR, translated from the coding sequence ATGCAGACACTCCACGTGAGCCATTCCCCGCGAGACATCGACGTCAAGGGCGCCGCGCTCGCGCTGCTCGTGTCGATCCTCTGGGGCGCCAATCCCGTCGCGATCAAGATCGGGCTCGCCGACGCGCCGCCGCTGCGCCTGGCCTGGATGCGCTTCCTGGTCGGCGGCGTGGTCGTGGCGCTCTGGGCGTGGGCCGGAGGCCGCCTCGCGGGGCTCCGAATCGAGCGCGGCGAGTGGCCCGAGCTCGGCTTCCTGGGCCTCCTGTTCACCGCGCAGATCGGCCTGATGAATGTCGGCACCTCGCTCACGAGCGCCTCGCACTCGGCGATCCTCCTGAACCTCTACGCGGTCCACACGGTCGTCCTCGCCCACTTCCTGATCCCGGGCGACCGGCTCCGCGCGAAGAAGGTCGTCGGCATCCTCGTCGCCTACTCGGGGATCGTCCGGCTCCTGCGCCGCTACCGGCCGAGCGCGCTCGCCGCCTTCTTCCTGACTCAGCCGATCTTCGGCGTGGTGGCGGCCGCGCTCGTCGCGGGCGAGCGGCTCACGCCGGATCTCCTGCTGGCGAGCCTCGCGGTCGCGGCGGGCATCGGGCTCACGACGATGCGCTGA
- a CDS encoding Uma2 family endonuclease: MLAQPVKRRFTVEEFHRMGEAGIFHEDDRVELINGQIVQLSPIGRPHAYAVTMLNNMLASRLAGRALVSPQNPVHLFRDSEPLPDIVLLRLRSDYKEVDVGPADVLLLVEVADSSLRYDRLVKLRLYARAGIPEVWIVDVAGGRVEVYRRPAERRYEQAERVERGGRVSPAVFPDVAIAVDEIL, translated from the coding sequence ATGCTCGCGCAGCCGGTCAAACGACGGTTCACCGTGGAGGAGTTCCACCGCATGGGCGAGGCGGGGATCTTCCACGAGGACGATCGTGTCGAGCTCATCAACGGGCAGATCGTCCAGTTGAGCCCGATCGGCCGTCCTCACGCCTATGCCGTGACCATGTTGAACAACATGCTGGCGTCGCGGCTCGCGGGCCGGGCGCTGGTGTCTCCCCAGAATCCCGTGCATCTCTTCCGTGACTCTGAGCCGCTGCCCGACATCGTGCTGCTGCGCCTGCGGTCGGACTACAAGGAGGTCGACGTCGGACCGGCCGACGTTCTCCTCCTCGTCGAGGTCGCCGACAGCTCGCTCCGCTACGATCGCCTCGTGAAGCTTCGCCTCTATGCCCGGGCCGGGATCCCCGAGGTCTGGATCGTCGACGTGGCCGGAGGCCGTGTCGAGGTCTACCGGCGCCCCGCCGAGCGGCGGTACGAGCAGGCCGAGCGTGTCGAGCGGGGTGGGCGCGTCTCGCCAGCGGTGTTCCCCGACGTCGCCATCGCCGTCGACGAGATCCTGTAG
- a CDS encoding type II toxin-antitoxin system prevent-host-death family antitoxin: MMIVKIAELKNRLSYYLRRVQRGEAVLVSDRDHVIARIERVGAPLPGEDTEWLERLERRGVVRRGTGRPSESWLASRPAVGVDVVEALLREREEGP; the protein is encoded by the coding sequence ATGATGATCGTCAAGATCGCCGAGTTGAAGAATCGCCTGAGTTATTACCTGCGCCGGGTGCAGCGCGGGGAGGCGGTGCTCGTGTCGGACCGCGACCACGTCATCGCGCGCATCGAGCGCGTGGGCGCTCCCCTGCCCGGCGAGGATACGGAGTGGCTCGAGCGACTCGAGCGGCGCGGCGTCGTCCGTCGGGGCACGGGCCGACCATCCGAGTCGTGGCTCGCGAGCCGCCCGGCGGTGGGCGTCGATGTCGTCGAGGCGCTCCTCCGCGAACGCGAGGAAGGCCCGTGA
- a CDS encoding EamA family transporter gives MWLALAVAAALFQVLRNTAMKRLGHALDEYINVWGRFTFLLPFALVACWLSGWPTLQPGFYAWCLAFGVCQTLSTLALSKALKLSAISLVTALWKVSLLILLGMAWLTIGETPSPLGVAGVLLSAAGVYLLNIGRAHISPWEPLRVLVTDRGQRYTLLAAFLYAPSVITIKQAILASNTATGTFGAYLAASLVVTPLAVTTSARHFGSIGRHWKEFVALGLFAALTTLSQGKAYTLTLSSYVEAVKQVEILFAMGVGVAWFGEAQRVRESAIGAVVMLLGMVLLALAS, from the coding sequence ATGTGGCTCGCCCTGGCCGTGGCGGCGGCGCTGTTCCAGGTGCTCCGCAACACGGCCATGAAGCGCCTCGGCCACGCCCTCGACGAGTACATCAACGTCTGGGGCCGCTTCACCTTCCTCCTCCCGTTCGCCCTCGTCGCGTGCTGGCTCAGCGGCTGGCCCACGCTCCAGCCCGGGTTCTATGCGTGGTGCCTCGCGTTCGGCGTCTGCCAGACGCTCTCGACGCTCGCCCTCTCCAAGGCGCTGAAGCTCTCGGCGATCTCGCTCGTGACGGCGCTCTGGAAGGTGAGCCTGCTGATCCTGCTCGGCATGGCCTGGCTGACGATCGGCGAGACGCCGAGCCCGCTCGGCGTGGCGGGCGTGCTCCTCTCGGCGGCGGGCGTGTACCTCCTGAACATCGGGCGCGCGCACATCTCGCCCTGGGAGCCGCTCCGCGTGCTCGTCACCGACCGCGGCCAGCGCTACACGCTGCTCGCGGCGTTCCTCTACGCGCCCAGCGTGATCACGATCAAGCAGGCGATCCTCGCCTCGAACACCGCCACCGGCACCTTCGGCGCCTACCTGGCCGCGAGCCTCGTGGTGACGCCGCTCGCCGTCACGACGTCGGCGCGCCACTTCGGCTCGATCGGGCGCCACTGGAAGGAGTTCGTGGCGCTCGGGCTCTTCGCCGCGCTCACCACGCTCTCCCAGGGCAAGGCGTACACGCTGACGCTCTCCTCGTACGTGGAGGCGGTGAAGCAGGTCGAGATCCTGTTCGCCATGGGCGTCGGCGTCGCGTGGTTCGGGGAGGCGCAGCGGGTGCGCGAGTCGGCGATCGGCGCCGTCGTCATGCTCCTCGGCATGGTGCTGCTCGCGCTGGCGTCGTGA